Proteins from one Belonocnema kinseyi isolate 2016_QV_RU_SX_M_011 chromosome 8, B_treatae_v1, whole genome shotgun sequence genomic window:
- the LOC117178600 gene encoding uncharacterized protein LOC117178600, with translation MTVRSLEKILWVNKWKTKKFKCIDLSYSILSVLYQKVTRYTCSRVFKTTVLLLSTILTPIVSRWPSREEINNNLLKCFSDFKPTRVVLNCTEVPIERSKCLRCRIRCYSYPTYGGRESDQLIFTKSELLDRIISGTDGVMVDKGFLIQATYEETVFSKNIAAARVHIERVNQRIKIFKMLKNHFPWSLLDY, from the exons ATGACAGTTCGATCCCTCGAAAAAATTCTTTGGGTAAACAAGTGGAAGACAAAGAAATTCAA ATGCATTG ACTTGTCTTATTCTATATTATCTGTTCTGTATCAAAAAGTTACTAGGTACACTTGCTCTCGAGTTTTTAAGACTACAGTCTTACTTTTGTCAACGATTCTGACACCAATCGTCTCTAGATGGCCGTCCCGAGAAGAGATAAACAATAACCTGCTAAAATGCTTCAGTGACTTTAAACCGACGAGAGTGGTATTAAATTGCACTGAGGTCCCGATTGAAAGGTCAAAATGTTTAAGGTGTCGCATTCGGTGTTATTCTTA TCCCACGTATGGCGGAAGGGAATCAGATCAACTGATATTTACGAAATCTGAATTATTAGATCGAATTATTAGCGGTACGGACGGCGTGATGGTGGACAAAGGGTTTTTAATCCAAGCG ACATATGAGGAAACAGTATTCAGTAAAAACATAGCCGCAGCGAGAGTACATATTGAACGAGTTAATCAgcgtataaaaatatttaaaatgcttaaaaaccaTTTCCCCTGGAGTCTACTAGACTACTGA